A stretch of DNA from Lotus japonicus ecotype B-129 chromosome 4, LjGifu_v1.2:
GAAAGGGAAACAACCTCTCTTTTCGTTTGGATTGATATCTGATGTCCAATACAGTGACATTCCTGATGGTCGTTCATTCCTCGGTGTTCCGCGGTACTATAGGCATAGCGTTTATGTGTTACAGAGAGCAGTCCAAAAATGGAACACTCATCATCATAGGCATAGATTTGTCATAAACTTTGGAGATATTGTTGATGGCTTTTGCCCAAAAGATCAATCTCTTAACACTGTCAAGAAAATTGTGGATGAATTTGAGGCTTTCAAGGGACCACTGTATCATTTGATTGGCAATCACTGTCTGTACAATCTGCCTCGCAGAGAGTTACTTCCACTATTGAAGATCAAGAGTCTTAAAGGCCATGCTTACTATGATTTTTCACCAGTGCCTCAATACAGATTTGTAGTTCTCGATGGATATGACATAAGTGCAATTGGTTGGCCTCAGGATCATCCAAGAACATTGGTTGCTACGAAATTCCTCCAGGAGAAGAATCCAAATGAAGATAAGAACTGTCCAGCAGGTTTGGTGGGACTTGAAAGAAGGTTTCTCAAGTTCAATGGAGCTGTTGGAAAGGAACAAATGGAATGGTTGAATGGTGTTCTTCAAGAAGCAACAAAATTGAAACAGAAAGTTGTGGTGTGTTGCCACTTGCCTCTGGATCCTGGTGCATCATCAAAGGAGGCATTGTTGTGGAATTATGATGAGGTGATGAGTTTGATACATAGATACAATTGTGTGAAGGTGTGTTTTTCTGGACATGATCACAAAGGTGGATACTCCATTGATTCACATGGTGTACACCATAGAGTTCTTGAAGCTGCTTTGGAATGTCCTCCTGGTACTGATGCATTTGGTTATGTTGATGTTTATGATGACAGAATGTCACTTTATGGCACAGACAGAATGCGGAGTACAGACATGTATTTTAATCCTAAAGTCGAATTGTCATGACTAGGATATGTTGATGTTTTTCACacttattggtttattgatactAGAGAATTCATTGATCTTTTAAGACATGAATTCGGTTTTGCGAGTTAAGCAAAATGCCATATAAAAGTTTTGAGATACAAGTTTATTCAAACTTTTATGCTACCTACAGTGAATTGCCTTTTAATAGAAGATGGAATACTTAATTAAGTTGAGCAACTTGCAATTCCATGAATCAGCCACTTTCTGATTGACTTTTCCTCTTGCTTCAGGGAAAGACATATATGCAACATGCATTTACATCACATGAAGTTTCCTCTGAAATGGATTTGCTTGTGAAATTTGATTGCTTTGTAAAATTGCCAGGATGCTTTTCTAAAGATATCTGTTATTAAAAAAGTTGCTGTGAATTGTGATGGTGACCAAGTGCATGTACTTACGTGTTAGTGCAGTTTCTTAGTAGTTTAGTACCTTTTTTTATGATGAAactgcaaatttgattgcttTCTAAGTGACTTCTCAGCCTAATTGGCAGGTTCCAGGTTTTTGCTCATTTCTAGGTGAATAGTTTTTGTTAAGACCCTGCAATCGGATGGCTATACCCAAATTACAAAAGAGTGAAAggaaaacaaaagagaaatgaTAGATGTGATCGGAGAAAAGAGACAGAGAGAAAAGTTGGATATCGATACGGCATCGATACTTTGGAGTGTTTAAAAACCAGGATTGTAGCTGAAAGCTGGCTCGGGGATCATGTGATACAAACAATTATGATTTGACATTCCCATCCATCCTCATCACAGATACTCTATTATTTTGTCATTAAATATGGAAGTAAACTATGTTGAGTGTTGACACTCACTTAATAAAGTGAGATATATGAATAAAAGAGAGCAAAGTGAAAAATATGATGATTGAAAACGGGAAAAGTGAGATGAGAAAGTAAGTGAAATAATATGACAGAAATAGTGTGTGAAATTTAGTTATACATTTATATTGACTTGAAATACATCATAGATCATTGAGAGCCAAAGCAAATCCTCTTGATTTAGTGTATGTTTGGTTTCCCATTTGCCTGATACAAACAAACAGGAAGCCATACATCCTAAGGCACAAGTAGCTAAGTAAATTTTTTAAGTTGAGCAGAAATCTAAACACACACTTATTAAATACCAATATACCATGTAATAAAAGCATTAGTAAAAATCTGCCATGAAGCTCCTTTGTCATTCAATCACTGCTGTGATCATGAAGAAGACTTAatgtttctttctcttctcaaTATAGAAGAAGAAAATCAGGGACACCACTGAGAAGGCACTGAAACAAGCAGAGCATATATCAAGCGACAGGTGTCGCCCGGTGATTGCCTGGATCTTGAACAAGTTACTTGTCTTCTTAGCATCACTGGTTTGACCATAACCCACTTGCACGTCGTTGGAGTCAAGAGCATAGGCGCGTACGAAGTACGTGGCTTCAGGCACGTCCCTCTCAATCAACCACTCGAAGGTGTGCACTGTTTTGTTGGATGCATCGTAGGGCTTGGCCACAATCTTGTGCTGGCATGTCTTGTCCCTGGAGAGCTCGTCCTCTGTCTTTCTCCACGCGCGGTCTTGTTGACTTATCGGCGCGTAGCACAGCTTCACCTTTATGGTTTTGTAGGAAGAATCTGTTCCAGCTGGTAAGGTCTTGTTCAGAGCCCATGTCACAGTGATAGTGTCCAATCCAGCTTCCACAACTGCAAAGTTATAAATAGAACTATTAGAATATAGTCAACAACTTAAGTTTTTGAGATAATTTGTCGCATGATATGGTATAAGAGCTTCAATGATTAAGTGGTCTAGAGTTTGATCTGTGCCGCCCCGAACTCTTCTgattaaaaattgaatttaagcacatggtacCGGTTGATATCAGACAAGGAAGGTTGATATTTCTTACCTTGTCCATGTTTGGGGGAAGCAGTGACATCAAGGGTTTTCTTCAAGGAAGAGAAGAGAACTTTCCCATAACAAGTTCCGGCTAAACAGAAGAGAAGTGATGCTATGATGATAACTCTGTGTGCTGCCATAGTTTCTATGCCACCAATAAGCTCTTCTAAAGAAAAGTCAAAGTGGGAGAAAAGGGAAGACTTGAGAGAACAGCCAACAAATTGGAAGTGATGTACTTAGATTCTGAGTGGGGATGCAATGACTTTAAAGCCTTTTATACAAAGCTCAATCCTATAAAATATTTGGAAATAAAAgaattatttctttttcttttgttgacAAAAATTAACAACTTGAGTGTTGAGGACGAGCAATGACAGCCATGACAAGTAGAAAGGCCCAAGTTGTTTAATCTAAATGTTTTGAAGACATTGGAAAAAAATGTATTGAATAGAGGAGGAAAATATTATcaggaagaagaagcaagtgGTAGAGATGTCCCTTGAACATGTTGAAGGGCTATATCAGTATATCCTATTTCCATTAGGACGGGTGTATTTGGCAATTTGCAGACTTTTGTATCATCTTATTTTTAATTGGTTGACCTTGTTATTGTCTTTCTATCTTTTTCTTTCCCCTTGTAGGCTTGTACTCGGAGTATTTGATGGACATACAAGGATACTTTATGCATTAgctatgaaaaataatttcataaaaaaatgatttgtGAATTGAAAAATCCCTTAACACCTGTAATTTGTGATGGTTTCATACTTGTAATTTGTGACGATCAGAAACTACCACAAATTGTAGGTGTCAGGATATCTTTTAAAAAGTAGTGGTGTATAAATCGATGTTGATTTAATAATTCTTCTCTTCCCTAAGAAAAACATAAATTGCACTTCATTCTTTCTTTATGAGAAAACGACACCCTTTCATTTAGAGAAGCTTAAACCATGATAGTAAAAATCGTACGATACAATGATTCGTATTGTGATTCGATTCTTTTTTCTTGCTTTGGGTGATACGAATCGGTTGATGTATCGAATTGTACTCTGAATCAGAGGTGAATCGCTTTGAATCTGATGAATCACAACTCAGTGTTGAATCGGTCGATTCACACAGGCGCAGAAACGGGTTGGATTGCAAAAGTCGGTTTCGTTTTTCTGCATTTTTGCCTCGCATTTTAACCTTAAGAAAGGCTCATATGATTTTCAAATCATTCACCCTCTACATTGAGTCAGAAAATAGGTCTTTTAATTCCCGATTCGATTCACGGTTCAACTATCGTGGCTTAAATTTGTGTTTAAAGTTAGTTAGTCATGATATTGAtagtataaaaaaattgtttggaGACTAGTTcacagtttttttttgaaaggaagtTCACAATTATTTACCccaatatttatttaaaattaagtaCAATTAACATGTAATATATTTATCTCTTCGGAAAGAAGATGTAAGTTTTGAAAATTAAGATGAGAGGAAATGTTATTTAAAAGAAATCAAACGGCTAAATTGACAAGTATATTAGAATGAACCAAACCACAAGGGGTggcacaagtggtgaatgtgcatttccttaagggatttcacCTAGGTTTCtggcccgggttcgatcccctctgaggtcaaaaataaaaacctttgtggccagggacatcactaccgtatcccgagccagattagtcacgtgggaCCCCTTTCCCCGTGgagactggtggccaaaggagaaaaaaaaaaaaagaatgaatcAAACCTTCATAATTCGGTGGAATGTAATTCAAGTTTATTTTAGAAGAGGAGGGATTAATTTACCCTTTAATAAGTTAAATACTTAATTATTAACTCTAGAAATGCATAatagaaggagaag
This window harbors:
- the LOC130715201 gene encoding manganese-dependent ADP-ribose/CDP-alcohol diphosphatase isoform X2; the encoded protein is MPSLWRAERKAMGSANGLEIEKGKQPLFSFGLISDVQYSDIPDGRSFLGVPRYYRHSVYVLQRAVQKWNTHHHRHRFVINFGDIVDGFCPKDQSLNTVKKIVDEFEAFKGPLYHLIGNHCLYNLPRRELLPLLKIKSLKGHAYYDFSPVPQYRFVVLDGYDISAIGWPQDHPRTLVATKFLQEKNPNEDKNCPAGLVGLERRFLKFNGAVGKEQMEWLNGVLQEATKLKQKVVVCCHLPLDPGASSKEALLWNYDEVMSLIHRYNCVKVCFSGHDHKGGYSIDSHGVHHRVLEAALECPPGTDAFGYVDVYDDRMSLYGTDRMRSTDMYFNPKVELS
- the LOC130715201 gene encoding manganese-dependent ADP-ribose/CDP-alcohol diphosphatase isoform X1 encodes the protein MILEGLVSGPETRSLWRAERKAMGSANGLEIEKGKQPLFSFGLISDVQYSDIPDGRSFLGVPRYYRHSVYVLQRAVQKWNTHHHRHRFVINFGDIVDGFCPKDQSLNTVKKIVDEFEAFKGPLYHLIGNHCLYNLPRRELLPLLKIKSLKGHAYYDFSPVPQYRFVVLDGYDISAIGWPQDHPRTLVATKFLQEKNPNEDKNCPAGLVGLERRFLKFNGAVGKEQMEWLNGVLQEATKLKQKVVVCCHLPLDPGASSKEALLWNYDEVMSLIHRYNCVKVCFSGHDHKGGYSIDSHGVHHRVLEAALECPPGTDAFGYVDVYDDRMSLYGTDRMRSTDMYFNPKVELS
- the LOC130715201 gene encoding manganese-dependent ADP-ribose/CDP-alcohol diphosphatase isoform X3: MGSANGLEIEKGKQPLFSFGLISDVQYSDIPDGRSFLGVPRYYRHSVYVLQRAVQKWNTHHHRHRFVINFGDIVDGFCPKDQSLNTVKKIVDEFEAFKGPLYHLIGNHCLYNLPRRELLPLLKIKSLKGHAYYDFSPVPQYRFVVLDGYDISAIGWPQDHPRTLVATKFLQEKNPNEDKNCPAGLVGLERRFLKFNGAVGKEQMEWLNGVLQEATKLKQKVVVCCHLPLDPGASSKEALLWNYDEVMSLIHRYNCVKVCFSGHDHKGGYSIDSHGVHHRVLEAALECPPGTDAFGYVDVYDDRMSLYGTDRMRSTDMYFNPKVELS
- the LOC130715202 gene encoding high-affinity nitrate transporter 3.1; translation: MAAHRVIIIASLLFCLAGTCYGKVLFSSLKKTLDVTASPKHGQVVEAGLDTITVTWALNKTLPAGTDSSYKTIKVKLCYAPISQQDRAWRKTEDELSRDKTCQHKIVAKPYDASNKTVHTFEWLIERDVPEATYFVRAYALDSNDVQVGYGQTSDAKKTSNLFKIQAITGRHLSLDICSACFSAFSVVSLIFFFYIEKRKKH